A single window of Candidatus Anoxymicrobium japonicum DNA harbors:
- the xseA gene encoding exodeoxyribonuclease VII large subunit: MEDEEMTLPLDQAPPDAETILTVSEVNRMAKQALEGIRVTVRGEASGLNTRYPYYVYLSLRDSEATLPAIVPKRLFDSLDFKLEDGASVVVEGVLTLYEKQGRYQVRVSEMRLFGVGEIQRRIEMIKKKLQAEGLFDDARKKPLPAFPERIGVVTSPRGAAVRDVTTTIARRFPPASVFVRGVRVQGVGAVEQICAGLRFFDSDFPVDLVILARGGGSIEDLEPFSTEEVARAVARMRLPVITGIGHEPDVSIADLVADRWASTPTSAAQAAVPDCPHVRSMLRSSAVAMRGHVAARGQSDRRQLAGIKRLPLYRGVDFLLGRFMQRWERASKALPESPRRGLERSRYRLRVIVSRPVFGRPDEMLARQRIALERAKARVTALSPLAVLKRGYSITLEKSTGKVVRSAADVVVGAALKIKLESGVLDAEVTGKE, encoded by the coding sequence ATGGAAGACGAAGAGATGACCTTGCCGTTAGATCAGGCGCCACCTGACGCCGAGACGATCCTTACGGTGAGCGAGGTCAACCGGATGGCAAAGCAGGCTCTCGAGGGCATTCGCGTGACAGTGCGGGGCGAGGCGTCCGGACTCAACACGCGTTATCCGTACTACGTCTATTTGAGCCTGCGCGACAGCGAAGCCACATTGCCGGCCATCGTGCCAAAGCGGCTTTTTGATAGCCTGGATTTCAAGCTCGAGGACGGCGCCTCGGTCGTGGTCGAAGGAGTGTTGACTCTGTACGAGAAGCAGGGTCGCTACCAGGTGAGAGTGTCTGAGATGCGCTTATTCGGGGTAGGCGAAATTCAGCGCAGGATCGAGATGATAAAGAAGAAACTGCAGGCTGAGGGGCTTTTCGACGACGCGCGCAAGAAGCCGTTGCCGGCGTTCCCCGAGCGCATCGGGGTCGTTACCTCTCCGAGAGGCGCGGCCGTTCGCGATGTCACCACAACGATTGCGAGACGGTTTCCGCCCGCGAGTGTTTTCGTGCGGGGCGTGCGAGTGCAGGGCGTCGGCGCGGTTGAGCAGATATGCGCCGGGTTGCGTTTTTTCGACTCCGATTTTCCTGTAGACCTGGTGATTCTTGCCCGCGGAGGTGGCTCTATCGAGGATCTCGAGCCTTTCAGCACCGAGGAAGTGGCTCGCGCGGTGGCGCGCATGCGCTTGCCGGTGATAACAGGCATAGGCCACGAGCCGGACGTGAGCATCGCCGACCTCGTCGCCGACAGATGGGCCAGCACTCCAACCTCGGCGGCTCAGGCCGCTGTCCCTGACTGCCCCCATGTTCGCTCAATGCTTAGATCGAGCGCCGTCGCCATGCGCGGACATGTGGCGGCGAGGGGGCAAAGCGACCGACGGCAACTGGCGGGCATCAAGCGCTTGCCGCTCTACAGAGGAGTGGATTTCCTTCTGGGGCGGTTCATGCAGAGGTGGGAGCGTGCTTCAAAGGCGCTCCCAGAAAGTCCACGAAGGGGTCTCGAGCGTAGCAGGTACAGGCTCAGGGTCATAGTGAGCAGGCCGGTTTTCGGGCGACCGGATGAGATGCTCGCGCGACAGAGGATCGCGCTCGAACGCGCGAAGGCGCGGGTCACGGCTTTGAGCCCGCTCGCGGTGCTCAAGCGAGGCTATTCGATAACGCTCGAGAAGTCCACGGGCAAAGTGGTCCGCTCCGCTGCGGACGTAGTCGTGGGGGCGGCCTTGAAGATAAAATTGGAGAGCGGCGTTCTGGACGCCGAGGTCACAGGGAAGGAGTGA